In one window of Skermanella rosea DNA:
- a CDS encoding multicopper oxidase domain-containing protein: MTTIYRPISDPLEFDTFGCHPFENDPATPDRTSRQVFLRRQVADWNVDMKDGSQIQFWGFKDPDVSGSDSPWPSKMIRVKQGQVFHCEFKPTKGAHTIHWHGIEPTSMNDGVGHTSFEVKSSYTYQWCAHQAGTYLYHCHKNTILHFEMGMYGVLIVDPLTKSPDTNNPNYLYDPVAGDSAPGITLGAPYSAESILVFDDVDPVWHKLDHNAGMCGDDVGLDKFNPTYFLINGVHNGRTQTDSRTVTRMTAGRNLMLRIANASYSRLHITLPFNCYIVEVDGRPLRTNRAKGWFSTPEYKAAGSKLEVAVAQRYAIWAPQVPRGDHLITGSFHHWITNKRHFDGTASAKVVAL, translated from the coding sequence ATGACGACCATCTACCGCCCGATCTCCGATCCCCTCGAGTTCGATACCTTCGGCTGCCATCCCTTCGAGAACGACCCCGCCACGCCCGACCGGACCAGCCGCCAGGTTTTCCTGCGCCGGCAGGTGGCCGACTGGAACGTCGACATGAAGGACGGTTCGCAGATCCAGTTCTGGGGCTTCAAGGATCCCGACGTTTCCGGCAGCGATTCCCCCTGGCCGTCCAAGATGATCCGGGTGAAGCAGGGCCAGGTCTTCCATTGCGAGTTCAAGCCGACCAAGGGTGCCCATACCATCCATTGGCACGGCATCGAGCCCACTTCCATGAACGACGGGGTCGGCCACACCTCGTTCGAGGTCAAGAGCAGCTACACCTACCAGTGGTGCGCCCATCAGGCCGGCACTTATCTCTACCACTGCCACAAGAACACGATCCTTCATTTCGAGATGGGCATGTACGGCGTGCTCATCGTCGATCCGCTCACCAAGAGCCCGGACACGAACAACCCGAACTACCTCTACGACCCCGTCGCGGGTGACTCCGCGCCCGGCATCACCCTTGGCGCGCCCTACTCCGCCGAATCAATCCTGGTCTTCGACGATGTCGACCCGGTGTGGCACAAGCTCGACCACAATGCCGGCATGTGCGGCGACGATGTCGGCCTGGACAAGTTCAACCCGACCTATTTCCTGATCAACGGCGTCCACAACGGCAGGACCCAAACGGACTCGCGGACCGTCACGCGGATGACCGCCGGGCGCAACCTGATGCTCCGCATCGCCAACGCCTCCTACAGCCGGCTGCATATCACCCTGCCGTTCAACTGCTACATCGTCGAGGTGGACGGCCGTCCCCTGCGGACCAACCGCGCCAAGGGCTGGTTCTCGACTCCGGAGTACAAGGCGGCGGGCAGCAAGCTCGAAGTCGCCGTCGCCCAGCGCTACGCCATCTGGGCACCCCAGGTTCCGCGCGGCGATCATCTGATCACCGGCAGCTTCCATCACTGGATCACCAACAAGCGGCACTTCGACGGCACCGCCAGCGCCAAGGTCGTGGCTCTCTGA
- the gspM gene encoding type II secretion system protein GspM, with the protein MNTLTISPRLSKLLALTILVSLVMGSVNLVVIPLLDRFEAAQARLADAAAWRARLTAAVKRIPVLEQTLQETQDAAGSRKGILRIENEALGSAEFQKLIQKLVAESGIQQRSIQPVPARREHDAVQLGIRVRAAGDEASLARLLGAVQQHDPSLAVRSLHIAADSSRGDPSAEPPRIDIQADFDILAIEDRK; encoded by the coding sequence ATGAACACCTTGACCATTTCACCCCGACTTTCGAAGCTGCTGGCGCTGACGATCCTCGTCTCACTGGTCATGGGATCGGTCAATCTCGTCGTCATTCCCTTGCTGGACCGCTTCGAGGCGGCCCAGGCCAGGCTGGCCGACGCCGCGGCCTGGCGGGCGCGCCTGACTGCCGCGGTTAAGCGGATTCCCGTGCTGGAGCAGACGCTGCAGGAAACGCAGGACGCCGCAGGCAGCCGCAAGGGCATCCTGCGCATCGAGAACGAGGCTCTCGGGTCCGCCGAGTTCCAGAAGCTCATCCAGAAGCTCGTGGCGGAATCCGGAATCCAGCAGCGCAGCATCCAGCCGGTGCCGGCACGGCGCGAGCACGATGCGGTCCAGCTGGGCATCCGCGTGAGGGCCGCCGGCGACGAGGCATCCTTGGCAAGGCTTCTCGGTGCCGTCCAGCAGCACGATCCGTCGCTCGCCGTGCGCAGCCTTCACATCGCCGCCGATTCCAGCCGGGGAGACCCGTCCGCAGAGCCCCCCCGGATCGACATTCAGGCGGATTTCGACATCCTGGCCATCGAGGACCGCAAGTAA
- a CDS encoding PilN domain-containing protein, which yields MAATGTLTETALKGWRWWTGELSSLVPRRLRTLVQSKDLRVELAADAITVRRSARSSSTFSLPLAPDDREALKRLLKRRRIAVVFAAGRAVTCPVELPLAAERSALQALRFEVDRRTPFKADQVHLGYRVRQRDAAGRRLVLDMICVPKRLLDPIREILADAEASIGSLSVDLPQGTVDLGFGAARPAAGGAGRIVALGWAIGLGAALAGVLVPLVRLETTAETLEAEVADLRLKAAKAGDLERRISEIAAREQALDAFLADKVPLVLLAELARITGDDTYLTGFRFDGRTVQIDGSTRSAAGVAEVIEGSAHFRNPVFRTAVVPSGDAGEDFSLSFELERAAPEGR from the coding sequence ATGGCCGCGACTGGCACGCTTACAGAGACCGCATTGAAGGGCTGGCGCTGGTGGACCGGCGAGTTGAGCTCCCTCGTGCCGCGCAGGCTCCGTACCCTGGTGCAGTCGAAGGACCTCCGCGTCGAGCTTGCGGCGGACGCGATCACCGTCCGCCGTTCGGCCCGCTCATCGTCGACCTTTTCCCTGCCGCTAGCGCCGGATGACAGGGAAGCCCTGAAGCGGTTGCTGAAGCGCCGCCGCATCGCGGTCGTCTTCGCGGCGGGCCGGGCCGTCACCTGTCCGGTGGAACTGCCGCTCGCCGCGGAGCGTTCGGCCCTCCAGGCCCTTCGCTTCGAGGTCGACCGGCGAACCCCGTTCAAGGCGGACCAGGTCCATCTCGGGTATCGCGTCCGGCAGCGCGACGCCGCCGGCCGGCGGCTCGTCTTGGACATGATCTGCGTTCCGAAACGCCTGCTCGACCCGATCCGCGAAATCCTGGCGGACGCCGAGGCCTCCATCGGGTCCCTGTCGGTCGACCTTCCCCAGGGCACCGTCGATCTCGGCTTCGGCGCCGCCCGGCCCGCGGCCGGCGGCGCCGGCCGGATCGTCGCATTGGGCTGGGCGATCGGCCTGGGCGCGGCCCTGGCCGGCGTCCTGGTTCCCCTGGTCCGTCTGGAGACGACGGCCGAGACCCTGGAAGCAGAGGTGGCCGACCTGCGCCTGAAGGCCGCGAAGGCCGGCGACCTGGAGCGCCGCATCTCCGAGATCGCTGCCCGCGAGCAGGCGCTGGACGCTTTTCTGGCCGACAAGGTTCCGCTCGTCCTGCTGGCGGAACTGGCCCGCATCACGGGCGACGATACCTACCTGACGGGCTTCCGGTTCGACGGTCGCACCGTGCAGATCGACGGTTCGACCAGATCGGCCGCCGGCGTCGCCGAGGTGATCGAGGGGTCGGCCCATTTCCGCAACCCGGTCTTCCGCACGGCAGTCGTCCCCTCGGGCGATGCGGGCGAGGATTTCTCCCTCAGCTTCGAGCTGGAGCGTGCGGCACCGGAGGGCCGATGA
- a CDS encoding type II secretion system F family protein, whose product MPVFQFEAVERDGKVAVGTLSAADSEAVARQLQERGAVPLRIETGQAAASGFAISRKSLPAAKLSRFARELALLLDAGLRLDQALASVARSRDLKPMAPALAVVLEQVRSGIPFSEALEQRPEIAPPYAIGMIRAGEAAGALATILRSLADLADRRARSAKAVRAALTYPAILAVTAAVSIATLFTVVLPQLEPLFEGAGDRLPTMTVVVLEASRLFREYGLYALGALVAAAIAIRVSLNAPETRRALHGVLLRAPVAGSLIRRIEGGRFARLFSTLVGAGLTAANALELARGGATNMAFADALKDVRGALVEGRGIAEPLAATRIFPAVLLDLARVGEESGRLGEVLGHAANILEEEAESEIQRGIALLAPLLTIGLGGVIAFVIASVVMAILSMNSIAM is encoded by the coding sequence ATGCCCGTCTTCCAGTTCGAGGCGGTCGAGCGCGACGGCAAGGTCGCCGTCGGCACCCTCAGCGCCGCGGACAGCGAGGCGGTCGCGCGCCAGCTCCAGGAACGGGGCGCCGTGCCGCTCCGCATCGAGACGGGCCAGGCCGCCGCCTCCGGATTCGCCATCAGCCGCAAGTCCCTGCCGGCAGCCAAGCTGTCGCGCTTCGCCCGCGAACTGGCGCTCCTGCTCGATGCCGGCCTGCGGCTCGACCAGGCGCTGGCGTCGGTCGCCCGGTCGCGCGACCTCAAGCCCATGGCTCCGGCCCTGGCCGTCGTGCTGGAGCAGGTCCGGTCGGGCATCCCTTTCAGCGAAGCCCTGGAGCAGCGGCCGGAGATCGCGCCCCCTTACGCCATCGGCATGATCCGCGCCGGGGAGGCGGCCGGCGCGCTCGCCACCATCCTGCGCAGCCTCGCCGATCTCGCCGATCGGCGCGCGAGGTCCGCCAAGGCCGTGCGGGCCGCCCTGACCTATCCGGCGATCCTGGCGGTCACGGCCGCCGTCTCCATCGCCACCCTGTTCACCGTCGTGCTGCCCCAGCTCGAGCCTCTGTTCGAGGGGGCCGGCGACCGCCTGCCGACCATGACCGTCGTGGTGCTGGAGGCCAGCCGCCTGTTCCGCGAATACGGGCTCTATGCGCTGGGCGCGCTGGTCGCGGCGGCGATCGCCATCCGCGTCTCGCTGAACGCTCCGGAGACGCGCCGCGCGCTGCACGGGGTGCTGCTGCGGGCGCCGGTGGCCGGCAGCCTGATTCGCCGGATCGAGGGCGGCCGGTTCGCCCGGCTGTTCTCCACCCTGGTCGGCGCCGGCCTGACGGCGGCCAACGCGCTCGAACTGGCCCGCGGCGGCGCCACCAACATGGCGTTCGCCGATGCGCTGAAGGATGTCCGCGGCGCCCTGGTCGAGGGCCGCGGCATCGCCGAGCCGCTGGCCGCCACGCGGATCTTCCCGGCCGTCCTGCTCGACCTGGCCCGCGTCGGCGAGGAGAGCGGACGGCTCGGCGAGGTCCTGGGACACGCCGCCAACATCCTGGAGGAGGAGGCCGAGAGCGAGATCCAGCGCGGCATCGCCCTGCTGGCGCCGCTGCTGACCATCGGCCTGGGCGGCGTGATCGCCTTCGTCATCGCGTCCGTCGTGATGGCGATCCTCAGCATGAACTCGATCGCCATGTAA
- a CDS encoding SCO family protein has protein sequence MRTITLPKGAGRAAILAVLLAGGSALWLGTAAPSARAEGGHAGHSEAATPEAAAASASHGGYGAHSGWPEPHQLGGDFSLTDHTGRKVTLADFKGKATAFYFGYTQCDDICPIIGTKLGMAVDLMADKADQVNIAMISVDDRNDGPEQLASFVAKQHPRLIGLSGNRREIYEVAAKYRVRRDYVMQNQLAKEGEQPAGGHDAAEATSHAGHGSAGHGQHGEETTPVTPVSADAGTAAAASEPANEPRKPGERIRIRSASDDATRLHNMAMAHTTHIYLLNKEGQVVRYIYPSMSPEQLAKRLTDLINEG, from the coding sequence ATGCGAACCATCACTTTGCCGAAGGGTGCCGGGCGGGCGGCGATCCTGGCCGTGCTGCTGGCGGGCGGTTCCGCCCTCTGGCTCGGCACCGCAGCGCCTTCCGCCCGGGCGGAAGGCGGCCATGCGGGACATTCCGAAGCGGCGACCCCGGAGGCCGCCGCGGCTTCCGCGAGCCACGGCGGATACGGCGCCCACAGCGGCTGGCCCGAGCCGCATCAGCTGGGCGGCGACTTCAGCCTGACCGACCATACCGGACGCAAGGTGACGCTGGCCGATTTCAAGGGCAAGGCGACCGCCTTCTACTTCGGCTACACGCAGTGCGACGACATCTGCCCGATCATCGGCACCAAGCTGGGCATGGCGGTCGACCTGATGGCCGACAAGGCCGACCAGGTCAACATCGCCATGATCAGCGTGGACGACCGCAACGACGGGCCGGAGCAACTCGCCTCCTTCGTCGCCAAGCAGCATCCGCGCCTGATCGGCCTGTCCGGCAACCGGCGGGAAATCTACGAAGTCGCGGCGAAGTACCGGGTCCGCCGCGACTACGTGATGCAGAACCAGCTTGCCAAGGAAGGCGAGCAGCCCGCCGGTGGCCATGACGCCGCGGAGGCGACTTCGCATGCTGGCCATGGCTCGGCTGGCCACGGCCAGCACGGGGAGGAAACGACTCCGGTCACTCCGGTCTCCGCCGACGCAGGCACCGCGGCAGCCGCTTCGGAGCCGGCGAACGAGCCGCGGAAGCCGGGCGAGCGTATCAGGATCCGGTCGGCCTCCGACGACGCGACACGGCTCCACAACATGGCGATGGCGCACACCACGCACATCTACCTGTTGAACAAAGAGGGCCAAGTTGTCCGATATATTTACCCAAGTATGTCGCCCGAACAGCTTGCCAAGCGCCTCACCGACCTGATCAATGAAGGCTGA
- a CDS encoding prepilin peptidase has translation MELLLIASAPLCGGIVGVLVDRYPAPPGGDDACPEGAEGEPAALRSLHPSIEAACTLAAIVAAVLLPTPLSVFAAILGWALLGLALIDLRYLEVPDAVSLPLIPAGLAVTWWVEPQAVPAHAAAAAIGAGVIWLLGAAYRTIRGHEGIGGGDVRLFAVAGAWVGLVALPGVLFLSGVFGLLAAALLVRGGRVEPDGRIPFVPALSAALWVVFLVPELVQP, from the coding sequence TTGGAGTTACTTCTGATTGCGTCAGCCCCGCTGTGCGGCGGTATCGTCGGCGTGCTGGTCGACCGCTATCCCGCTCCGCCGGGCGGGGATGACGCATGCCCGGAGGGTGCCGAGGGAGAGCCCGCCGCCCTGCGCAGCCTTCATCCTTCCATCGAGGCGGCCTGCACCCTGGCGGCCATCGTGGCCGCCGTCCTCCTGCCGACGCCCCTGTCGGTCTTCGCGGCCATCCTGGGCTGGGCCCTGCTCGGCCTGGCGCTGATCGACCTCCGCTACCTCGAAGTCCCGGACGCGGTTTCCCTGCCACTCATTCCCGCCGGTTTGGCGGTCACCTGGTGGGTGGAGCCGCAGGCGGTTCCGGCACATGCCGCCGCCGCCGCCATCGGTGCCGGCGTCATCTGGCTGCTGGGCGCGGCCTACCGCACCATCCGGGGGCACGAGGGCATCGGCGGCGGGGATGTCCGCCTGTTCGCCGTGGCCGGTGCCTGGGTCGGGCTGGTGGCCCTGCCGGGCGTCCTGTTCCTGTCCGGCGTCTTCGGCCTGCTCGCCGCGGCGTTGCTTGTCCGCGGCGGCCGGGTGGAGCCGGACGGCCGCATTCCATTCGTCCCTGCATTGTCCGCCGCATTGTGGGTGGTTTTCCTCGTTCCCGAACTGGTGCAGCCATGA
- a CDS encoding multicopper oxidase domain-containing protein yields MRRREFLKYGGAFAAFATTSTSLPTILSAQTSEDAPTGEEADFDLEIVDVDVELIDGSIVPMYAFCHAGKPPTIPGPILRVTQGDTVRIDIRNSSAQSHGFQIMGQSNAVVSGLAPSDGDGEDKARIEFVATKPGTYFYVDCDNSPINRVLGLHGALIVEPKNGYADGAARKKPMPYAPGAATPAMKSLFTALGEATIDGKPARFPGKPWQKGREYVWIFNQIDPVMCRRIGAGELVTPAEFQSQFHPRYFTINGLCGLDSAHDKATCPTGHVGEPALIRSMNAGLATHSPHIHGNHVFVLTESNNNGVPIYQASLREHDVWTMPPMEIKDVLLPYTAPPDVPPAPWRMVQEKYPLRYPMHCHNEISQTSAGGSYPMGLVTDWHIDGPLSTS; encoded by the coding sequence ATGCGCAGGCGCGAATTCCTCAAGTACGGCGGTGCCTTTGCGGCGTTTGCCACGACCTCCACCTCCCTTCCGACGATCCTTTCGGCGCAGACGTCCGAAGATGCACCGACCGGCGAAGAAGCCGATTTCGATCTGGAGATCGTCGACGTCGACGTCGAACTGATCGACGGCAGCATTGTCCCGATGTACGCCTTCTGCCACGCCGGAAAGCCCCCGACCATCCCCGGCCCCATCCTCCGGGTGACCCAGGGCGACACCGTCCGCATCGACATCCGCAACTCCAGCGCCCAGTCCCACGGCTTCCAGATCATGGGCCAGAGCAATGCCGTAGTCTCCGGATTGGCTCCCAGCGACGGCGACGGCGAGGACAAGGCGCGGATCGAGTTCGTCGCGACGAAGCCGGGAACCTATTTCTACGTCGATTGCGACAACTCCCCGATCAACCGCGTGCTGGGACTTCACGGGGCGCTGATCGTGGAGCCGAAGAACGGCTATGCCGACGGTGCGGCCCGAAAGAAGCCGATGCCCTATGCTCCGGGCGCGGCCACGCCCGCCATGAAGTCGCTGTTCACGGCGTTGGGTGAAGCGACGATCGACGGCAAGCCCGCCCGCTTCCCCGGCAAGCCGTGGCAGAAGGGACGGGAATATGTCTGGATCTTCAACCAGATCGACCCGGTCATGTGCCGGCGGATCGGAGCCGGGGAACTGGTGACGCCGGCCGAGTTCCAGAGCCAGTTCCATCCCCGGTACTTCACGATCAACGGCCTGTGCGGGCTGGACTCCGCCCATGACAAGGCGACCTGCCCGACCGGCCATGTCGGCGAGCCGGCGCTGATCCGCAGCATGAACGCCGGCCTGGCGACCCACAGTCCGCATATCCACGGAAACCACGTCTTCGTTCTGACCGAGAGCAACAACAACGGCGTCCCGATATACCAGGCCAGCCTGAGGGAGCACGATGTCTGGACGATGCCGCCGATGGAGATCAAGGACGTCCTGCTGCCGTACACGGCGCCGCCCGACGTGCCGCCGGCACCCTGGCGGATGGTTCAGGAGAAATACCCTCTGCGCTATCCGATGCACTGCCACAACGAGATCTCCCAGACCTCCGCAGGCGGCTCCTATCCGATGGGCCTGGTCACGGACTGGCATATCGACGGTCCGTTGAGCACCAGCTGA
- a CDS encoding GspE/PulE family protein yields the protein MMSLADSPIAMPSAGIPADAPQDAFAADLLASGHLSPASLERARRAASESGIGLPTAVVNLGIVPETIVAEALGRALSLPLVEPHEWPDEAVGEASPRWMEQARILPLRVEEDHVVVASADPTDSGALQAAGLLFDLPVRIRIATQSDIRKAVAKLRDGAPSDTHVTTVAGDDDLQRLKDLASEAPVVRFVNHMIVQAVESRASDLHLESHEGGPVQWLRIDGDLTQTEAPAPVLHRAVVSRIKILAGIDIAERRLPQDGRIKMTVGGRQVDLRVGIVPTLHGESVAIRVLDRSSVALDFGKLGFTGPVLDKWLEAANRPYGIVLVTGPTGSGKTTTLYSSLLRVFVPSRKYFTIEDPIEYQLPGVNQTEVKPGIKLTFASILRALLRQNPNVILVGEIRDRETAQTAIEASLTGHLIMSTLHTNDAPGAITRMLEMGVEDYLLASTLNAVLAQRLVRTLCPDCREPHPYADAIVQRFDLGRFADGGRAQPMHAPGCPTCRGTGWRGRTMITELMVMTDRMRAAAMARGEASRLAEIAREEGMETLFESGLRKVADGSTTVEEVLRATLQGAS from the coding sequence ATGATGAGCCTCGCAGACAGCCCGATCGCCATGCCCTCCGCGGGGATTCCCGCGGACGCTCCCCAGGATGCGTTCGCGGCCGACCTGCTCGCGTCCGGACATCTGTCGCCGGCATCGCTGGAGCGTGCCCGCCGGGCGGCGTCGGAAAGCGGGATCGGTCTGCCGACCGCGGTCGTCAACCTGGGCATCGTCCCGGAGACCATCGTCGCCGAGGCGCTGGGCCGTGCGCTCTCGCTCCCCCTGGTCGAACCCCACGAGTGGCCCGACGAGGCGGTGGGCGAGGCCAGTCCGCGCTGGATGGAGCAGGCCCGGATCCTCCCTCTCCGGGTGGAGGAGGATCATGTCGTGGTGGCGTCGGCCGACCCGACGGATTCCGGCGCGCTCCAAGCGGCGGGACTGCTGTTCGACCTGCCCGTCAGGATCCGGATCGCGACCCAGTCCGATATCCGGAAGGCGGTGGCCAAGCTGCGCGACGGAGCCCCCTCGGACACCCACGTCACGACCGTGGCCGGCGACGACGATCTCCAGCGCCTGAAGGACTTGGCGAGCGAGGCGCCGGTCGTCCGGTTCGTCAACCACATGATCGTCCAGGCGGTGGAGAGCCGCGCGTCCGACCTCCATCTGGAAAGCCACGAGGGCGGACCGGTGCAGTGGCTCCGCATCGACGGCGACCTCACCCAGACCGAGGCGCCCGCGCCGGTCCTTCACCGGGCCGTCGTGTCCCGCATCAAGATCCTGGCCGGCATCGACATCGCCGAACGCCGCCTGCCCCAGGACGGCCGCATCAAGATGACCGTCGGCGGCCGTCAGGTCGACCTGCGCGTCGGCATCGTCCCGACGCTTCACGGCGAGAGCGTCGCCATCCGCGTGCTCGACCGCAGCTCCGTGGCGCTCGATTTCGGAAAGCTCGGCTTCACCGGACCGGTCCTCGACAAGTGGCTGGAGGCGGCGAACCGGCCCTACGGAATCGTCCTGGTGACGGGGCCGACCGGCAGCGGCAAGACGACCACGCTCTACAGCTCGCTGCTCCGCGTCTTCGTGCCGTCCCGCAAGTACTTCACCATCGAGGACCCGATCGAGTACCAGCTGCCGGGGGTCAACCAGACCGAGGTCAAACCCGGGATCAAGCTGACCTTCGCCTCGATCCTGCGGGCCTTGCTGCGGCAAAATCCGAACGTCATCCTGGTCGGCGAGATCCGCGACCGCGAGACGGCGCAGACCGCGATCGAGGCGTCGCTCACCGGCCACCTGATCATGTCGACGCTGCACACCAACGACGCGCCCGGCGCCATAACGCGCATGCTGGAGATGGGCGTCGAGGATTACCTCCTGGCGTCCACCCTCAACGCCGTGCTGGCGCAGCGGCTCGTGCGGACCCTGTGCCCGGACTGCCGCGAGCCCCATCCCTACGCGGACGCGATCGTCCAGCGGTTCGATCTCGGCCGCTTCGCCGACGGCGGGCGGGCGCAGCCGATGCACGCGCCCGGATGCCCGACCTGCCGCGGCACGGGCTGGCGCGGCAGAACCATGATCACCGAGCTGATGGTCATGACCGACCGGATGCGCGCCGCGGCCATGGCCCGCGGCGAGGCTTCCCGGCTGGCCGAGATCGCGCGGGAGGAGGGCATGGAGACGCTGTTCGAGAGCGGCCTGCGCAAGGTCGCGGATGGCTCCACGACGGTGGAGGAGGTCCTGCGGGCGACCCTGCAGGGGGCCTCCTGA
- the gspD gene encoding type II secretion system secretin GspD produces MSELMRPDGGTSGQPTSLVPPGGLGPAPGGREEPPRRPTYVERGGLRIQMPATATRPTPTGESVELNFPDTDIREFARAVLGDILGLTYAVDPRIEGTVSVDTRGAIPRADVLPLVERVLQMHGVALVPFPNGYQVVPAESALTNGPTLTGGPGMGIRVLPLRHIEASKASELLAPLTPRGAVVSVDPKRNLLVLAGSGPQLDLMEATVQAIDLDQLQGMSFALKPLRYAAPAAMAEELTAIFGSEEGNQEVRFVPVERMSALVIVTRNADMIDRMLNWAERLDQEGGGSDPELFVYPVQNGRAADLATALGQIFGAEPTGQQIGGVAPGLQSRQLTQSSLTRRGQGGFSGQGGLGQGGLGQGGLGQGGLGQGGLGQGGLGQGGQGGFGSDPLGGGGIGGQGGTGFGGGVDGGVGGQGSGFTAVAAPGLRIIADDSRNALIVQGTRQQYRRIENALRQLDTQPLQVLIEATIAEVTLNDTLQYGLQWFFNSGNFQALLSQSASATPQPALPGFAVAFNTPDARVVLRALESVTDVRVISSPQVLALTNQTALLQVGDSVPIPVQQAVSVVNPDAPIVNSVQYVDTGVTLQVVPRVNEGGMVRMEIEQNVSEATVTTTSEIDAPTIAQRRIASTVAVRSGETIGLGGLIRDGATAGMDGVPYLSRLPVVGPLFGTRATDVRRTELLILLRPRIVQSTQDARDMTNELRARMQALLPVVHREPIQGTRQGLPVQ; encoded by the coding sequence ATGTCCGAATTGATGCGCCCGGACGGCGGGACATCGGGTCAGCCGACGTCGCTCGTTCCGCCCGGCGGTCTCGGACCCGCTCCCGGCGGCCGGGAAGAACCGCCGAGGCGGCCGACCTATGTCGAGCGGGGCGGGCTGCGCATCCAGATGCCGGCGACCGCGACGCGCCCGACGCCGACCGGCGAGAGCGTGGAGCTGAATTTTCCGGACACCGACATCAGGGAGTTCGCGCGCGCCGTGCTCGGCGACATCCTCGGGCTGACCTATGCGGTCGATCCGAGGATCGAGGGAACCGTGAGCGTCGATACCCGGGGGGCGATCCCGCGGGCCGACGTCCTGCCGCTGGTCGAGCGCGTGCTCCAGATGCACGGCGTCGCGCTGGTCCCGTTCCCCAACGGCTATCAGGTCGTTCCGGCGGAGTCGGCCCTGACCAACGGCCCGACCCTGACCGGCGGTCCGGGCATGGGAATCCGGGTCCTGCCGCTGCGGCATATCGAGGCCTCGAAGGCGTCCGAGCTGCTGGCGCCGCTGACGCCCCGGGGGGCCGTGGTGTCGGTCGATCCCAAGCGGAACCTGCTGGTGCTCGCCGGATCGGGGCCGCAGCTCGACCTGATGGAAGCGACCGTGCAGGCGATCGACCTGGACCAGCTTCAGGGCATGTCCTTCGCGCTCAAGCCGCTCCGCTACGCGGCTCCCGCGGCGATGGCCGAGGAGCTGACGGCGATCTTCGGGTCGGAGGAGGGGAACCAGGAGGTCCGCTTCGTGCCGGTCGAGCGCATGAGCGCCCTGGTCATCGTGACGCGCAACGCCGACATGATCGACCGCATGCTGAACTGGGCCGAGCGGCTGGACCAGGAGGGCGGCGGGTCCGACCCGGAACTCTTCGTCTATCCCGTCCAGAACGGCAGGGCCGCCGATCTCGCCACGGCGTTGGGGCAGATCTTCGGTGCCGAACCGACCGGGCAGCAGATCGGCGGGGTGGCTCCCGGGCTCCAGTCGCGCCAACTCACGCAGTCCAGCCTGACCCGGCGCGGGCAGGGCGGATTCTCCGGCCAGGGAGGGCTGGGGCAGGGAGGGCTTGGGCAGGGAGGATTGGGCCAGGGCGGCCTGGGGCAAGGTGGATTGGGTCAGGGAGGACTGGGACAGGGCGGCCAGGGAGGGTTCGGCAGCGATCCCCTGGGCGGCGGCGGCATCGGCGGCCAGGGTGGCACGGGCTTCGGCGGCGGGGTCGACGGCGGTGTCGGCGGGCAGGGCAGCGGCTTCACGGCCGTGGCGGCACCGGGCCTGCGGATCATCGCCGACGACAGCCGCAACGCACTGATCGTCCAGGGTACCCGGCAGCAATACCGCCGCATCGAGAACGCGCTCCGCCAGCTCGACACCCAGCCGCTCCAGGTGCTGATCGAGGCGACCATCGCCGAGGTGACCCTGAACGATACGCTCCAGTACGGCCTGCAATGGTTCTTCAACAGCGGCAACTTCCAGGCCCTGCTGAGCCAGAGCGCGAGTGCCACGCCGCAGCCCGCGCTGCCGGGCTTCGCCGTCGCCTTCAACACGCCGGACGCGCGGGTCGTCCTGCGCGCGCTGGAATCGGTCACGGACGTGCGGGTGATCTCGTCGCCGCAGGTCCTGGCGCTGACCAACCAGACCGCGCTGCTCCAGGTCGGCGACAGCGTGCCGATCCCCGTCCAGCAGGCGGTCAGCGTCGTCAATCCCGACGCGCCGATCGTCAATTCGGTCCAGTACGTGGACACCGGCGTCACGCTCCAGGTTGTCCCGCGGGTCAATGAGGGCGGCATGGTCAGGATGGAGATCGAGCAGAACGTCTCCGAGGCGACGGTGACCACCACGTCCGAGATCGACGCCCCGACCATCGCCCAGCGCCGGATCGCAAGCACGGTGGCGGTCAGGAGCGGCGAGACCATCGGCTTGGGCGGCCTGATCCGCGACGGCGCCACCGCCGGCATGGACGGCGTCCCCTACCTGTCCAGGCTGCCGGTCGTCGGGCCGCTGTTCGGCACCAGGGCGACCGACGTCAGGCGCACCGAACTGCTGATCCTGCTGCGCCCCCGGATCGTCCAGTCGACCCAGGATGCGCGCGACATGACCAACGAACTGCGGGCGCGTATGCAGGCTTTGCTGCCGGTCGTCCACCGGGAGCCTATCCAGGGCACCCGGCAGGGGCTTCCGGTCCAGTGA